One Rhizoctonia solani chromosome 2, complete sequence DNA segment encodes these proteins:
- a CDS encoding glycoside hydrolase family 32 protein, with amino-acid sequence MPPMAPRSQPRNRRALLSAVASATCSSAWASSWPEIIPRANAIDFSSAPPNLTTLGNNSLFTHWRPKAHFIAPNSWMNDPMTLWYKADGQGGGKFKASYQAHPHHVQWGNISQASAASDDLIHWKDVPSWKDDRLTLYPSQPNDRLGVFDGTVIPKGYKGFPTVIYTGVKYLPTGWTIPYTPGTETQNLAWTEDGGVTWKKLETNPVMGGPPEGMNITAWRDPWLFQSTTIERLTASNPGVPVPPTTFNGTTANVTNTNIADTNVTIKDPWFATVSGGEKGVGPHLLLYRQASEDFTKWVYLGQIFQHAGNYSWSEWSGNWGWNFEVSTVVRLGTEGDQPGAGGRDFICMGTEGGRPDGWANHWPLWVRGNYSDAAQMVPEYAGVVDWGETYAFMSFPIPRKKGSKDYKNQPTRQILFGWTYEDDNNYGLLAKGWNGAFTLPRDMFVKKWTVRDPRAEERGSWGIVSRSGSSYDLETLGSRPAEEVNALMNESKTKWSEKSWTYSGSGSNNGAWKALSKQPKSRFYVLSATLAFNSLSDAQAGFTIFRSPDGSEQTHVYYDFAAETIRVDRSKSSLVTGFNLGPEAGKLRLWNVPSGKGNGTKLETLDLKVFVDNSIVEIYANDVFAMTTRIYPWRDDSNGLGYYTSGSSSVKYSNVKVWEGLTNAWPERPANSSNKLVWDGPDVPWAGW; translated from the exons ATGCCCCCCATGGCTCCCCGCTCTCAACCCCGCAACCGCCGTGCCTTGCTCTCTGCTGTAGCTTCGGCAACATGTTCCAGCGCCTGGGCGTCCTCCTGGCCTGAAATTATTCCGCGTGCGAATGCGATCGACTTTTCAAGTGCTCCGCCAAACTTGACCACTCTGGGAAACAACTCTTTGTTCACTCATTGGAGGCCTAAAGCTCACTTTATCGCCCCCAACTCATGGATGAACGATCCTATGACGTTGTGGTACAAGGCTGACGGACAAGGTGGGGGCAAGTTCAAGGCATCGTACCAGGCCCATCCGCACCATGTCCAG TGGGGAAATATATCACAGGCCTCGGCTGCAAGTGATGACTTAATCCATTGGAAAGACGTCCCTTCATGGAAGGATGATCGGCTTACACTG TATCCTAGCCAGCCAAATGATAGATTGGGAGTGTTCGATGGCACAGTTA TCCCCAAGGGCTACAAGGGATTTCCTACCGTGATCTATACCGGTGTCAAGTATCTTCCAACTGGATGGACTATCCCTTACACACCTGGCACTGAAACTCAAAACCTAGCCTGGACTGAAGATGGCGGTGTTACCTGGAAGAAGCTCGAGACGAACCCGGTCATGGGAGGTCCGCCCGAGGGCATGAACATTACTGCGTGGCGTGATCCT TGGTTATTCCAATCCACTACTATCGAACGTCTCACTGCTTCGAATCCCGGTGTACCTGTCCCTCCCACTACATTCAACGGCACCACGGCCAATGTAACGAACACCAATATTGCAGATACGAACGTAACCATCAAAGACCCTTGGTTTGCAACGGTATCTGGAGGCGAAAAGGGGGTGGGGCCACATTTGTTGCTGTATCGTCAAGCTTCAGAAGATTTCACCAAGTGGGTTTACCTTGGTCAGATCTTCCAGCATGCGGGGAACTATAGCTGGTCTGAATGGAG TGGTAACTGGGGCTGGAACTTCGAGGTTTCTACTGTCGTTCGTCTTGGTACAGAAGGTGACCAACCGGGCGCCGGTGGGCGCGATTTTATCTGCATGGGCACCGAAGGAGGTCGTCCCGATGGCTGGGCGAACCACTGGCCTCTATGGGTTAGAGGCAACTACTCGGATGCGGCGCAGATGGTGCCCGAGTATGCGGGTGTTGTCGACTGGGGTGAGACGTACGCGTTCATGAGTTTCCCGATTCCTCGTAAAAAGGGGAGCAAGGACTACAAGAACCA ACCCACTCGTCAAATTCTGTTTGGTTGGACTTATGAGGATGATAACAACTACGGCCTTCTCGCCAAGGGCTGGAACGGCGCCTTTACCCTCCCGCGTGacatgtttgtcaagaaaTGGACGGTTCGTGACCCTCGCGCCGAAGAGCGTGGCTCATGGGGCATCGTCTCTCGTTCCGGTTCTTCGTATGATCTCGAAACTCTTGGAAGTCGCCCTGCCGAAGAGGTTAACGCATTGATGAACGAATCAAAGACCAAATGGTCCGAGAAGAGCTGGACCTACTCTGGGTCGGGTTCGAACAACGGAGCATGGAAAGCGCTTTCCAAGCAGCCCAAGTCGAGGTTCTATGTACTTTCTGCCACACTTGCCTTCAACAGTTTGTCTGATGCTCAGGCTGGGTTCACGATCTTCCGATCCCCCGACGGCTCCGAGCAGACCCACGTTTACTACGATTTCGCAGCCGAGACTATCCGTGTGGACCGTAGCAAGTCGAGCTTGGTGACAGGGTTCAATCTTGGGCCCGAGGCCGGTAAGCTTCGCTTGTGGAACGTCCCGTCGGGCAAGGGCAATGGAACCAAGCTCGAGACGCTCGATTTGAAGGTGTTTGTGGATAACTCTATTGTCGAG ATCTATGCGAACGACGTCTTTGCAATGACCACCCGTATTTATCCATGGCGCGATGATTCAAATGGTTTGGGATACTACACTTCTGGGTCCAGCAGCGTCAAATATTCCAATGTCAAGGTGTGGGAGGGACTAACGAACGCTTGGCCCGAGCGACCTGCCAACTCGTCCAACAAGCTTGTTTGGGATGGGCCCGATGTGCCTTGGGCTGGTTGGTAA